The following are encoded in a window of Phragmites australis chromosome 22, lpPhrAust1.1, whole genome shotgun sequence genomic DNA:
- the LOC133904339 gene encoding uncharacterized protein LOC133904339, with protein MASSPFFSGSVSVILLFALLFTGTHTMVTANVPSILPVCKTVSGLVDPEFCLEALGSDGRSVSAGMDYRTYSIIAVDLLTANATSTATKIDGLLREGGSRDDDATTRCLRSCQALYSGIVQTQPSVQAAINDKRDGEAASSLETSASAAMECEDGFGKNNVASPVTAEDKNAFQLAKLAIALLTKTATHNE; from the coding sequence ATGGCTTCCTCCCCCTTCTTCTCTGGTAGCGTGAGCGTCATCTTGCTCTTTGCCCTCCTCTTCACGGGCACTCACACCATGGTCACCGCTAACGTCCCTTCAATACTCCCAGTATGTAAGACCGTCAGTGGTCTCGTCGACCCCGAGTTCTGTCTGGAGGCACTCGGCTCCGATGGACGGAGCGTCAGCGCCGGCATGGACTATCGGACCTACTCCATCATCGCCGTCGACCTCCTCACGGCCAACGCCACCAGCACGGCGACCAAGATCGACGGCTTGCTGCGGGAGGGCGGGAGCAGAGATGACGACGCCACGACGCGCTGCCTCAGGTCCTGCCAAGCGCTGTACAGCGGCATCGTGCAGACGCAGCCCAGCGTCCAAGCTGCTATCAACGACAAGAGGGATGGTGAGGCGGCGTCGTCACTAGAGACATCTGCGAGCGCCGCCATGGAATGCGAGGACGGGTTTGGGAAGAACAATGTGGCGTCTCCGGTGACGGCGGAGGACAAGAACGCGTTCCAACTGGCCAAGCTTGCCATCGCGTTGCTCACCAAGACGGCGACGCATAATGAATAA